The following are encoded in a window of Corynebacterium argentoratense DSM 44202 genomic DNA:
- the groES gene encoding co-chaperone GroES — protein sequence MANVNIKPLEDKILVQINEAETTTASGLVIPDSAKEKPQEATVIAVGTGRFDESGNRIPVDVNEGDVVIFSKYGGTEIKYQGQEYLILAQRDILAVIEK from the coding sequence GTGGCAAACGTCAATATCAAGCCGCTCGAAGACAAGATTCTTGTCCAGATCAACGAAGCTGAGACCACCACTGCATCTGGTCTGGTTATCCCGGATTCCGCTAAGGAAAAGCCTCAGGAAGCTACCGTCATCGCTGTCGGCACCGGCCGCTTCGATGAGTCCGGCAACCGTATCCCCGTTGACGTCAATGAGGGCGATGTTGTGATCTTCTCTAAGTACGGCGGTACCGAGATTAAGTACCAGGGCCAGGAGTACTTGATCCTCGCCCAGCGTGACATCCTCGCCGTAATCGAAAAGTAA
- the tsaD gene encoding tRNA (adenosine(37)-N6)-threonylcarbamoyltransferase complex transferase subunit TsaD, translated as MVVLGVESSCDETGVGIVRVTASAQGEDPQVEVLADVVASSMEQHARFGGVVPEIASRAHLESIVPVMREALQVAGIERPDVVAATVGPGLSGALLVGASAAKAYAAGWGVPFYGVNHLGGHVAVADLDGEPLPDSVALLVSGGHTQLLEVTGVGLPMRELGSTLDDAAGEAYDKVARLLGLGYPGGPVIDKHAARGDRKAIDFPRGLSKKSDPAYDFSFSGLKTAVARYVESAQREGREINVDDVCASFQEAVCDVLTKKAVRACVDTGARVLLLSGGVAANSRLRQLAEDRCGSAGIELRVPRLKLCTDNGVMIAALASQLIAVGVQPSDLSVGVDPSLEVEIPSV; from the coding sequence TTGGTGGTTCTTGGGGTGGAGAGTTCCTGTGATGAGACTGGTGTGGGCATTGTTCGGGTGACGGCGTCTGCTCAGGGGGAGGATCCGCAGGTTGAGGTGTTGGCGGACGTGGTTGCTTCTTCGATGGAGCAGCATGCTCGTTTTGGTGGTGTGGTTCCGGAGATTGCGTCGCGGGCGCATTTGGAGTCGATTGTGCCGGTGATGCGTGAGGCGTTGCAGGTGGCGGGTATTGAGCGACCGGATGTGGTTGCTGCGACGGTGGGGCCTGGTTTGTCTGGGGCGCTGTTGGTGGGGGCGAGTGCTGCGAAGGCCTATGCTGCGGGGTGGGGTGTTCCTTTTTATGGTGTGAATCATTTGGGTGGGCATGTGGCTGTGGCTGATCTTGATGGTGAGCCGTTGCCGGATTCGGTTGCGTTGTTGGTCTCGGGTGGCCATACGCAGTTGTTGGAGGTGACGGGGGTGGGCTTGCCGATGCGTGAGCTTGGTTCGACGCTTGATGACGCCGCGGGGGAGGCGTACGACAAGGTGGCGCGTTTGCTGGGGTTGGGCTATCCCGGTGGTCCGGTGATTGATAAGCATGCGGCGCGTGGTGACCGTAAGGCTATTGATTTTCCTAGGGGGTTGTCGAAGAAGTCGGATCCGGCTTACGACTTTTCTTTTTCGGGTTTGAAGACGGCTGTTGCTCGTTATGTTGAGTCTGCTCAGCGGGAGGGGCGGGAGATCAACGTTGATGATGTGTGTGCGTCATTCCAGGAGGCTGTGTGCGATGTGTTGACGAAGAAAGCTGTGCGGGCGTGCGTGGATACGGGGGCGAGGGTGTTGTTGCTCAGTGGGGGGGTGGCGGCTAATTCTCGTTTGCGTCAACTGGCGGAGGATCGGTGTGGTTCGGCTGGTATTGAGTTGAGGGTGCCGAGGTTGAAGTTGTGTACGGATAATGGGGTGATGATTGCGGCGTTGGCGAGCCAGTTGATTGCGGTTGGGGTGCAGCCTAGCGATCTGAGCGTCGGGGTGGATCCTTCGTTGGAGGTGGAGATACCGAGCGTGTAG
- the rimI gene encoding ribosomal protein S18-alanine N-acetyltransferase — protein MGVDAVLAQLGGGAVLRALTVGDAARCAELERMLFEGDDPWSEQAFLYEFGNPSTVYVGVEDADGVLVGYAGLARLGPVDDPEFEVHTIGVDPGCQRRGFGRAMMDCLVGVADQAGGPVFLEVRTDNGPAIAMYESYGFERMGVRRNYYQPSGADAYTMVRPAAV, from the coding sequence ATGGGCGTGGATGCTGTGTTGGCACAGTTGGGTGGTGGGGCGGTGCTGCGTGCGTTGACGGTGGGGGATGCTGCGCGTTGTGCGGAGTTAGAGCGGATGTTGTTTGAGGGGGATGATCCGTGGTCTGAGCAGGCATTTTTGTATGAGTTTGGGAATCCGTCGACGGTGTATGTGGGGGTGGAGGATGCTGATGGTGTGTTGGTGGGGTATGCGGGTTTGGCGCGTTTAGGTCCTGTGGATGATCCGGAGTTTGAGGTGCATACGATTGGGGTGGATCCTGGATGTCAGCGGCGTGGTTTTGGTCGCGCGATGATGGATTGTCTGGTGGGGGTGGCTGACCAGGCTGGTGGGCCGGTGTTTTTGGAGGTCCGTACGGATAATGGGCCTGCGATTGCGATGTATGAGTCTTATGGGTTTGAGCGCATGGGGGTGCGTCGGAATTATTACCAGCCTTCTGGGGCGGATGCGTACACTATGGTTCGTCCGGCGGCTGTGTGA
- the tsaB gene encoding tRNA (adenosine(37)-N6)-threonylcarbamoyltransferase complex dimerization subunit type 1 TsaB, with product MLGVFLTIDTSTPVLVVGLVRASDMPGGRGPVVEVLATREIEDCRQHNELLVPTVLAVVAEAGVQLDDVAGVVVGCGPGPFTGLRVGMASAMALADALGVECVGVRSLDAIAVDALRGVPDVVDARSVLVVTDARRREGYWARYECGGGVPRLVEGPEVSPPAEIVGDVDVLCVPDGAWEQKVGARGRVVVGRPSASALAELAVGGVTVDVVPLYLRRPDAQVPKAMR from the coding sequence CTGCTAGGCGTGTTTTTAACTATTGATACGTCGACGCCGGTGTTAGTTGTGGGCCTTGTGCGCGCGAGCGACATGCCTGGGGGGCGGGGGCCGGTTGTTGAGGTGTTGGCGACTCGCGAGATCGAGGATTGCCGGCAGCATAATGAGTTGCTTGTGCCGACGGTGTTGGCTGTGGTGGCTGAGGCTGGTGTTCAGCTTGATGACGTCGCGGGGGTTGTTGTGGGCTGTGGGCCTGGGCCGTTCACGGGGTTGCGTGTGGGGATGGCGTCTGCGATGGCGTTGGCGGATGCGTTGGGGGTGGAGTGTGTTGGTGTGCGGTCGTTGGATGCGATTGCGGTGGATGCGTTGCGGGGTGTGCCGGATGTGGTGGATGCGCGCAGTGTGCTTGTGGTGACGGATGCGCGGCGTCGTGAGGGTTATTGGGCGCGGTATGAGTGTGGCGGTGGGGTGCCGAGGTTGGTTGAGGGGCCGGAGGTTTCACCGCCCGCGGAGATTGTGGGGGACGTGGATGTGTTGTGTGTGCCGGATGGTGCGTGGGAGCAGAAGGTTGGTGCGCGGGGCCGGGTGGTTGTTGGGCGCCCGTCGGCGTCGGCGTTGGCGGAGCTTGCTGTGGGTGGGGTGACGGTTGATGTTGTGCCGTTGTATCTGAGGCGTCCGGATGCGCAGGTTCCGAAGGCGATGCGTTAG
- the tsaE gene encoding tRNA (adenosine(37)-N6)-threonylcarbamoyltransferase complex ATPase subunit type 1 TsaE, which translates to MADTQALGREIGAQLVAGDVIILDGPLGAGKTTFTQGVAQGLQVKGRVTSPTFVIAREHRSLVGGPSLVHVDAYRLFGEDPEGHSDASADPWGALDALDLDSELDEAVVVAEWGGGLVEALSDSYVLVSFDRESAVVADPESEARLITWRRVGRG; encoded by the coding sequence ATGGCGGATACGCAAGCGTTGGGCCGTGAGATTGGTGCGCAGCTGGTGGCGGGCGACGTCATTATTTTGGATGGTCCTTTGGGGGCGGGTAAGACGACGTTTACGCAGGGGGTGGCACAGGGGTTGCAGGTGAAGGGTCGTGTGACGTCGCCGACGTTTGTGATTGCTCGGGAGCATCGTTCGTTGGTTGGTGGGCCAAGTTTGGTGCATGTGGATGCTTATCGTTTGTTTGGGGAGGACCCTGAGGGGCATTCGGATGCCAGTGCGGATCCGTGGGGTGCGTTGGATGCGTTGGATTTGGATAGCGAATTGGATGAGGCCGTGGTTGTCGCTGAGTGGGGTGGGGGTTTGGTGGAGGCTTTGTCGGATAGTTATGTGTTGGTTTCTTTCGATCGGGAGAGCGCGGTTGTGGCGGATCCGGAGTCGGAGGCTCGCTTAATTACGTGGAGGCGTGTGGGACGCGGCTAG
- a CDS encoding NAD(P)H-hydrate epimerase translates to MPAQHARAGMTSGGRAETAAEGLCGTPVYTPQQVRRAEQPLLAAQGLVLMQSAAFAVAVEAADMLRSCSTTRRVYGSRVLVLVGAGNNGGDALFAAAELARRGAQVRVVASSDSVHVQGAEAARRAGVRWLDSPGAVGAFCPDLIVDGLLGIGAEGPLRGSVREVIDDVAGCAAAGTPVLAVDLPSGADPMGGAVDPATLVAQRTVTFGGVKPVHVLRRSVCGRVVCRGLGIDEQLRRELPWGLSVDGGCWPVPGEESNKYTGGVVSVYAGSSAYPGAAVLAVAGAVRATSSMVRYVGQCAQQVLSAFPSVVVGAGRSDCVVVGPGNSTAVGDLLDVLQRDVSVVVDADALTAIASGGDPVREVLRERYRAGLLTVLTPHDGEFERIMGSSPSHYVSRVDAARALAQEFGACVLLKGHTTVVVSPGDHQPALIIPSQSSWAATPGSGDVLSGVLAAVVAAQPRVESVAVAAYAHALAASSFDAPCDARQLADAISPAVAEIVARWRRGGS, encoded by the coding sequence ATGCCAGCACAGCATGCACGCGCCGGGATGACCTCTGGTGGTCGCGCTGAGACCGCAGCTGAGGGATTGTGCGGAACCCCGGTGTATACCCCGCAGCAGGTGCGTCGTGCTGAGCAGCCTTTGCTCGCGGCACAGGGTCTGGTCCTTATGCAGTCCGCTGCGTTTGCCGTGGCTGTCGAAGCCGCGGACATGTTGCGCTCCTGCAGTACCACGCGGCGGGTTTATGGGTCGAGGGTGCTGGTTTTGGTGGGGGCTGGGAACAACGGTGGGGACGCCCTGTTCGCCGCGGCAGAGCTGGCGCGTAGGGGTGCGCAGGTGAGGGTTGTTGCTTCCTCGGATTCTGTGCATGTTCAGGGGGCGGAAGCTGCGCGTCGGGCCGGTGTGCGGTGGCTTGATTCGCCGGGCGCCGTGGGCGCGTTTTGTCCTGATCTGATCGTTGATGGTTTGTTGGGTATTGGTGCGGAGGGGCCGCTGCGTGGTTCTGTGCGTGAAGTGATTGATGACGTCGCGGGGTGTGCGGCGGCAGGTACACCGGTGTTGGCGGTTGATCTTCCTTCTGGTGCTGATCCCATGGGTGGGGCGGTGGATCCGGCGACGTTGGTGGCGCAGCGTACAGTGACTTTTGGTGGTGTGAAGCCGGTGCATGTGTTGCGGCGGTCGGTTTGCGGCCGGGTTGTGTGCAGGGGTTTGGGGATTGATGAGCAGTTGCGCCGCGAGCTCCCATGGGGGCTTAGTGTGGATGGGGGTTGTTGGCCGGTTCCGGGGGAGGAGTCGAATAAGTACACCGGTGGTGTGGTGTCGGTGTATGCGGGTAGTTCTGCGTATCCGGGGGCTGCGGTGTTGGCGGTTGCGGGTGCGGTGAGGGCGACGTCGTCGATGGTTCGTTATGTGGGGCAGTGTGCTCAGCAGGTGCTGTCGGCGTTTCCGAGTGTTGTTGTTGGGGCGGGGCGTAGTGATTGTGTTGTTGTGGGGCCGGGGAATTCGACTGCTGTGGGGGATCTGCTCGACGTACTGCAGCGCGATGTTTCGGTGGTGGTTGATGCTGATGCGTTGACGGCGATTGCTTCGGGTGGTGATCCGGTGCGTGAGGTTCTTCGCGAGCGCTATCGTGCCGGTTTGTTGACTGTGTTGACGCCGCATGATGGGGAGTTTGAACGCATCATGGGGAGCTCGCCGTCCCATTATGTTTCGCGGGTGGATGCGGCGCGTGCGTTGGCGCAGGAATTCGGTGCGTGTGTGCTGCTCAAGGGCCATACCACGGTGGTGGTTAGTCCGGGTGATCATCAACCAGCGTTGATTATTCCTTCGCAGTCCTCGTGGGCGGCGACCCCGGGCTCGGGGGATGTGTTGTCGGGGGTGTTGGCTGCTGTGGTTGCTGCGCAGCCGCGCGTGGAGTCGGTGGCTGTGGCTGCCTATGCCCATGCGCTCGCGGCGTCATCATTTGATGCTCCATGTGATGCGCGCCAGTTAGCGGATGCGATCAGCCCGGCTGTTGCGGAGATCGTTGCGAGGTGGCGTCGTGGTGGGTCCTAG
- a CDS encoding trypsin-like serine protease, protein MKSRAAVAAVIVSSLVSSTLLGQVSPIAHAADLHYPNPPAPRAQAEDPLAQAAAYLELGDPGHMQQCAGALVAPQWVITAQHCYEQQWWKDGESYSLIRFGIDDSAEPSEPAVSEPVVTQPLPVPPKQDPPKQEIPKKPAPDAGSSSAWWIPLLVLLAPLVAVFGWLLDHGGHPAGLIAPWGRRG, encoded by the coding sequence ATGAAATCCCGTGCAGCAGTGGCTGCGGTGATCGTGAGTTCCCTCGTTTCTTCAACATTGTTAGGGCAGGTGTCGCCAATAGCTCATGCTGCAGACCTGCATTACCCTAATCCGCCGGCGCCTCGCGCACAGGCAGAGGATCCGCTTGCTCAAGCAGCCGCATATCTGGAGCTTGGCGACCCCGGCCACATGCAGCAGTGTGCAGGCGCACTGGTAGCACCCCAGTGGGTCATTACCGCACAGCACTGCTACGAACAACAGTGGTGGAAAGATGGTGAGTCCTACAGCCTCATTCGCTTTGGGATAGACGACTCCGCCGAACCTTCTGAACCGGCAGTTTCCGAGCCTGTGGTTACTCAGCCGCTGCCAGTGCCTCCGAAGCAGGATCCTCCGAAGCAGGAGATCCCGAAAAAGCCTGCCCCCGATGCTGGTAGTTCCTCGGCGTGGTGGATTCCGCTATTAGTGTTGTTGGCCCCACTAGTCGCTGTCTTCGGTTGGTTGCTTGACCATGGTGGGCATCCCGCAGGATTGATCGCCCCGTGGGGACGTAGGGGCTAA
- the glmS gene encoding glutamine--fructose-6-phosphate transaminase (isomerizing) encodes MCGIVGYVGHRSGLNVALEALRRMEYRGYDSSGIAVADGQGGLGVVKRAGKLANLDDLIEEVGADTLQGSTAIGHTRWATHGRPTDVNAHPHVSFDNKAAIVHNGIIENFAPLRAELEAAGVELKSDTDSEVAAHLLARAYNEGDTAGDFEASARLVLSRLEGAFTLLMMHADHPDKIIAGRRSTPLIVGVGDNEMFLGSDVAAFIEYTKDAVELNQDNMVIITADGYAIFNFDGSPAQGKPFRIDWDLAAAEKGGYDSFMMKEIHEQPAAVRDTLAGHFRDGRVVLDEQNLSESDMKNLDKVYVVACGSAYHSGLLAKYAIEHWVRIPVEIEVASEFRYRDPILDSRTLVVAISQSGETADTLEAVRHAKAQGAKVLAVCNTNGAQIPREADAVLYTHAGPEIGVASTKAFLAQVAANYIIGLALAQARGTKYPDEIARIWSDLESIPAQIEQVLTCEEEILRIGKNLGPIPTMLFLGRGVGFPVALEGALKLKELAYIHAEGFPAGELKHGPIALIEDDLPVVVIVPSPRGVKTLHSKIVSNIQEIRARGAKTIVIAEEGDTAVEPFANWLVRLPKSSTIMQPLLATVPLQFLAAEIARQCGNEDIDKPRNLAKSVTVE; translated from the coding sequence ATGTGTGGAATTGTCGGATATGTTGGTCACCGTAGTGGTTTGAATGTTGCCCTGGAAGCGCTCCGTCGAATGGAATACCGAGGCTACGATTCCTCAGGCATCGCGGTTGCTGATGGCCAAGGCGGGTTGGGTGTCGTCAAACGCGCCGGCAAGCTCGCTAACCTGGATGATTTGATCGAGGAGGTTGGGGCTGACACCCTTCAAGGGTCAACGGCTATCGGCCACACTCGTTGGGCAACTCACGGCCGCCCCACCGATGTCAACGCGCACCCGCATGTCAGCTTCGACAACAAAGCTGCGATTGTTCATAACGGAATCATTGAAAACTTTGCGCCACTGCGAGCTGAGCTTGAAGCAGCTGGTGTTGAGTTGAAATCCGACACGGACTCTGAGGTAGCTGCTCACTTGCTCGCCCGTGCGTACAACGAGGGCGACACCGCTGGAGATTTTGAGGCCAGTGCACGCCTAGTGCTGAGCCGCCTGGAGGGTGCTTTCACGCTGCTGATGATGCATGCTGATCATCCAGACAAGATCATCGCCGGTCGCCGCTCCACTCCATTGATCGTTGGCGTGGGTGATAACGAGATGTTCTTGGGCTCTGACGTTGCTGCTTTCATCGAATACACGAAGGATGCCGTCGAGCTTAACCAGGACAATATGGTGATTATCACCGCTGATGGTTACGCGATTTTCAATTTTGATGGAAGCCCTGCCCAGGGCAAGCCCTTCCGCATCGACTGGGACCTGGCAGCTGCAGAAAAGGGTGGCTACGACTCCTTCATGATGAAGGAAATTCATGAGCAACCCGCAGCTGTGCGTGACACATTGGCAGGCCACTTCCGGGACGGTCGCGTGGTGCTGGACGAGCAGAACCTGAGCGAGTCCGACATGAAAAACCTCGACAAGGTTTATGTTGTCGCCTGCGGCTCTGCCTACCACTCTGGGCTACTCGCGAAATACGCCATCGAGCACTGGGTGCGTATCCCAGTTGAGATCGAGGTGGCTAGCGAGTTCCGCTACCGAGACCCGATTTTGGATTCTCGCACCCTAGTGGTTGCCATCTCACAGTCTGGTGAAACCGCAGATACGCTGGAAGCCGTGCGCCACGCGAAAGCACAGGGAGCGAAAGTTTTGGCGGTCTGCAACACCAACGGGGCGCAGATTCCTCGCGAAGCTGACGCTGTGCTCTACACCCACGCGGGACCTGAAATTGGTGTGGCTTCTACCAAGGCTTTCTTGGCCCAGGTCGCAGCTAACTACATCATTGGTTTGGCGTTGGCACAGGCTCGAGGCACCAAGTACCCGGATGAGATTGCCCGGATTTGGTCCGACCTGGAGTCCATTCCCGCGCAGATTGAACAGGTGCTGACTTGTGAGGAAGAAATCCTGCGGATCGGTAAGAACCTCGGTCCCATCCCGACCATGCTCTTCCTAGGCCGCGGGGTAGGTTTCCCGGTCGCCCTGGAAGGTGCGCTCAAGCTCAAGGAGCTCGCGTACATTCACGCGGAAGGCTTCCCCGCCGGCGAGCTCAAGCATGGTCCGATTGCCTTGATTGAGGATGATCTGCCGGTGGTTGTGATTGTTCCTTCCCCCCGCGGCGTCAAGACCCTGCATTCCAAAATCGTGTCCAACATTCAGGAAATCCGCGCCCGTGGTGCTAAGACAATTGTCATCGCGGAGGAAGGCGACACTGCAGTGGAACCGTTCGCAAACTGGTTGGTGCGGTTGCCTAAATCCTCAACCATTATGCAGCCGCTGTTGGCCACAGTTCCCCTGCAGTTCCTCGCTGCAGAAATCGCCCGCCAGTGCGGTAACGAAGACATTGATAAGCCCCGCAACCTGGCAAAATCCGTTACCGTCGAGTAG
- a CDS encoding poly(ethylene terephthalate) hydrolase family protein, whose translation MAENLKKLLAYLSKRGPERVLVGDLDYAGIPGKVYAPASGSGRAAVAFGHDWMTDISRYHATLRHLASWGIVVAAPNTEKGIAPNTQGFASDLETCLQILAGVKLGTGKTTVSPNKLGVVGHGMGGGAAILAAADRPALKAVVAAYPAVTTPPAEDIARLLNVPGLIIGSAENQLLDAGNPAKVALNYGGPVVYREIKKATSIGFAENAMFSVAIGMGLPKAGPREIARGLITGFLLHQLAGEKKYAGFSDNEAKGKGFDTIPHSDIASHASLI comes from the coding sequence GTGGCTGAGAATTTGAAGAAGCTCCTAGCGTATCTATCCAAACGCGGACCTGAACGGGTTCTCGTCGGCGACCTTGACTATGCCGGCATTCCCGGCAAGGTATACGCCCCCGCATCCGGTTCAGGGCGTGCCGCAGTAGCCTTCGGGCACGATTGGATGACTGATATTTCGCGCTACCATGCGACGCTGCGCCACCTAGCTAGTTGGGGCATTGTCGTCGCCGCTCCCAATACCGAAAAAGGTATCGCTCCCAACACCCAAGGGTTTGCCTCCGACTTAGAAACCTGCCTGCAGATCCTCGCAGGGGTCAAACTCGGCACCGGTAAAACGACGGTCTCCCCGAACAAGCTAGGCGTCGTAGGCCACGGGATGGGCGGTGGCGCTGCCATCCTCGCAGCCGCGGATCGTCCCGCATTGAAAGCAGTCGTTGCCGCGTATCCGGCTGTGACCACCCCACCGGCAGAAGACATTGCCCGTCTGCTTAACGTTCCCGGTTTGATCATTGGCTCCGCCGAAAACCAACTGCTCGATGCCGGCAACCCGGCAAAGGTCGCACTCAACTACGGCGGCCCCGTGGTTTACCGTGAAATCAAGAAGGCCACATCTATCGGTTTTGCGGAAAACGCGATGTTCAGCGTGGCCATCGGCATGGGCTTGCCCAAAGCCGGTCCCCGAGAAATTGCGCGCGGACTCATCACCGGTTTCTTGCTTCACCAACTCGCCGGGGAAAAGAAATACGCAGGTTTTTCAGACAACGAGGCAAAGGGGAAGGGTTTCGACACCATTCCCCACTCGGACATTGCTTCGCACGCAAGCCTGATTTAA